One region of Strongyloides ratti genome assembly S_ratti_ED321, chromosome : X genomic DNA includes:
- a CDS encoding ATP-binding cassette sub-family B member 8, mitochondrial, whose protein sequence is MGILSTLRSPSLKMYTLCYRSINTSTSVRLNVLQTKKWFTQPFQVNSLKNTLKLFGLTLSAGVAFHRQGNCYTKKVITKEANTKRNLNSEYNATFHDLWIILKPVFHYFIAAVMCVICTAYINITIPLLLGKLINEVTEILKSQNIGTINQLHPLGIKLVGFYLLQSIFTFAYIFFISVMGEGMAINLRKKLFNHLIKHDMTFFDKQRIGEICDRLNFDVQEFKSSFKMAVTQGLKAFTQTGGSVISLYFLSPKMTLFTIGIIPIIILIGTGCSAFLRELSKRSQAQNGKISSVASEAFGNIRTVKAFAMEDITIDNYTKELENYQLLNIKLGGGIGLFQCGTNLFLNGIVLGVLWSGSQMVIKNEMLAGELMSFLITAQSIQKSLSQISVVSGNAVRGWSALSRIFEYLNINHSLISGNKKIPHHSLFGSIKFEDVSFSYETRNNHLVLDEISLDIPHGKVTALCGSSGGGKSTIASLIERFYDPTSGKITLDGYNLKDLDSNWLRKFVVGYISQEPILFHGTIEENIRYGKPNATNEEIYNAAKLANADKFILSFPDKYNTMVGERGVTLSGGQKQRIAIARAILKNPPILILDEATSALDSESERLVSEALNNATKNRTVLVIAHRISTIKDADNIIVIKDKKVIEQGTHEQLMRKKGNYYQLVKAQDLS, encoded by the exons atgggtATTCTATCAACACTTCGTTCACCATCATTGAAAATGTATACTTTATGTTATCGTTCAATTAATACCTCAACATCAGTACgattaaatgttttacaaacaaaaaaatggTTTACACAACCTTTCCAGGtcaattcattaaaaaatactttaaaattatttggtTTAACATTAAGTGCTGGGGTTGCTTTTCATAGACAAGGAAATTGTTATactaaaaaagttattacaAAAGAAGCTAAtacaaaaagaaatttaaattcaGAGTATAATGCAACATTTCATGATTTATGGATTATATTAAAACCCGtctttcattattttatagcTGCTGTTATGTGTGTAATTTGTACagcatatataaatataactatACCATTACTTCTtggaaaattaattaatgagGTAactgaaatattaaaatcacAAAATATTGGTACAATTAATCAATTACATCCATTGGGTATTAAACTTGTAGGATTTTATCTTCTTCAATCAATTTTTACATTTgcttacatattttttatctctGTTATGGGTGAGGGTATGGCAATTAATTTacgtaaaaaattatttaatcatCTTATAAAACATGATATgacattttttgataaacaaCGTATTGGTGAAATATGTGATAGATTAAATTTTGATGTTCAAGAATTTAAATCTTCATTTAAAATGGCTGTTACACAAGGATTGAAAGCATTTACTCAAACTGGTGGTAGTgttatatctttatattttctttcacCTAAAATGACTCTTTTTACTATTGGTATTATaccaattattattttaattggtACAGGTTGTTCGGCATTTTTAAGAGAATTAAGTAAACGTTCTCAAGCACAAAATGGTAAAATTTCTAGTGTTGCATCAGAGGCATTTGGTAATATTCGGACAGTTAAAGCATTTGCCATGGAAGATATAACAATAGATAATTATACAAAAGAACTtgaaaattatcaattattaaatataaaacttgGTGGAGGAATTGGTCTTTTTCAATGTGGTACAAATCTTTTTCTTAATGGTATTGTATTAGGAGTTTTATGGAGTGGTTCACAAATggttataaaaaatgaaatgcTTGCAGGTGAATTAATGTCATTTCTTATAACAGCGCAAAGTATACAAAAAAGTCTTTCACAAATTTCTGTTGTTTCTGGTAATGCTGTTCGTGGTTGGAGTGCTTTATCAAGAATCTTTGAATACCTTAATATTAATCATTCATTAATTTctggaaataaaaaaataccacATCATTCATTATTTGGGTCTATTAAATTTGAAGATGTTTCTTTCTCCTATGAAACTAGAAATAATCATTTAGTTCTTGATGAAATAAGTTTAGATATACCACATGGAAAAGTTACAGCATTATGTGGAAGTTCTGGTGGTGGTAAAAGTACAATAGCAAGTCTTATTGAAAGATTTTATGATCCAACAAGTGGAAAAATAACATTAGATGGTTATAACTTAAAAGATCTTGATTCAAATTGGTTAAGAAAGTTTGTAGTTGGTTATATTTCTCAAGAACCAATATTATTCCATGGAACtattgaagaaaatattCGTTATGGAAAACCTAATGCTACAAATGAAGAA atatataatgCAGCTAAATTAGCTAATGctgataaatttatattatcattcccagataaatataatacaatGGTTGGTGAGAGAGGTGTTACTTTATCAGGTGGACAAAAACAAAGAATTGCAATTGCACGTgccattttaaaaaatcctCCTATTCTTATTTTGGATGAAGCTACAAGTGCATTAGATTCAGAAAGTGAACGTTTAGTATCAGAGGCATTAAATAATGCTACTAAAAATCGTACAGTACTTGTAATTGCTCATCGTATTAGTACAATTAAGGATGCCGATAATATTATAgtaattaaagataaaaaagttattgaaCAAGGTACACATGAACAACTTATGCGAAAAAAAGGAAATTATTATCAACTTGTTAAAGCTCAAGAtcttagttaa
- a CDS encoding Netrin domain and Tissue inhibitor of metalloproteinases-like, OB-fold domain and Frizzled domain-containing protein — translation MVNVYGNYISSESWSSFHADRLSAPKCVDIPNNFTLCKNMQYNQMRFPNFFEHETLGEVLEQSESFVPLANIDCHPDTKMFLCSLFAPVCLSALDKHIPPCRSLCLAVRQGCESRMKKYGFEWPEMLNCNNYPIDNDMCIKALTPTKPSTVISKTTSKPTSQCRSCGQISTFENIIDNYCRANIVIKGKLSKVDRNHVSINKGGIRNLKHDDTKRHIPKNKLIRLNDQNENGACTCKIEKGNHLIMASQQQDGTLIAKLIMPWKRDDPEFKKTIRSMKKLNCQSLGREIRQSVFKRPHTRQHFSRH, via the exons atggtAAATGTTTATGGTAATTACATTTCCTCCGAATCATGGTCCAGTTTTCATGCCGATAGACTATCAGCACCAAAATGTGTGGATAtaccaaataattttacattatgtaaaaatatgcAG TATAATCAAATGAGATTtccaaatttttttgaacatGAAACATTAGGTGAGGTACTTGAACAATCAGAATCATTTGTTCCATTAGCAAACATTGATTGTCATCCAGATACAAAG ATGTTTCTTTGCTCATTATTTGCTCCAGTATGCCTTTCTGCTCTTGATAAACATATTCCGCCATGTCGGTCTCTTTGTCTTGCTGTCCGCCAG gGATGTGAAAGTAGAATGAAAAAATATGGTTTTGAATGGCCAGAAATGTTAAACTGTAATAATTATCCAATTGATAATGATATGTGTATCAAGGCTCTTACTCCAACTAAGCCAAGTACGGTCATTTCTAAAACAACTTCTA aaccAACAAGTCAATGTCGATCATGTGGACAAATTTCaacatttgaaaatattattgataattacTGCAGAGCAAATATAg TGATCAAAGGGAAATTAAGTAAAGTTGATAGGAATCATGTTTCTATTAATAAAGGAGGAATACGTAATTTGAAACATGATGATACTAAGCGTCATAttccaaaaaataaattaattagaCTTAATGATCAAAATGAAAATGGAGCATGTACAtgtaaaattgaaaaaggAAATCATTTGATAATGGCATCACAACAACAAGATGGTACATTAATTGCTAAACTTATTATGCCATGGAAAAGAGATGATCCAGAATTTAAGAAAACAATTCGCTCAATGAAAAAACTCAATTGTCAATCATTGGGACGTGAGATTAGGCAATCTGTTTTTAAACGACCTCATACACGACAACATTTTTCACGCCATTAA
- a CDS encoding Cysteine dioxygenase type 1 yields the protein MDAMLKDMRAEFDKDEYSIDSIRKILSSYKSKKEDWQKFYFYDPHKYTRNLVDTGNGKYNAMILVWPEGIISPIHDHTSNDCFVKVLYGELTETRYEWPKDESEETGMNEIGKETYSINEVTYMCDKIGLHRMENLSNSKPAVTLHVYIPGYKVCQIFDEHTGHKTKCNVTYYTKYGQKVDYKGNKEGTIVETE from the exons atGGATGCTATGCTAAAAGATATGAGAGCAGAATTTGATAAAGATGAATATTCTATAGATTCTATTAGAAAAATTCTTTCATCATACAAaagtaaaaaagaagattggcaaaaattttatttttatgatccACATAA atataCCAGAAATTTAGTTGATACTGGAAATGGAAAATATAATGCAATGATTCTTGTATGGCCTGAAGGAATAATAAGTCCTATTCATGATCATACATCAAATGATTGTTTTGTAAAAGTTCTTTATGGTGAGTTAACTGAAACAAGATATGAATGGCCAAAAGATGAGAGTGAAGAAACAGGAATGAATGAAATTGGAAAAGAAACATACTCTATAAATGAGGTAACATATATGTGTGATAAAATTGGTCTTCATAGAATGGAAAATCTTAGTAATTCTAAACCAGCTGTAACACTTCATGTTTACATTCCAGGATACAAAGTGTGTCAAATTTTTGATGAA catACAGGTCATAAAACAAAATGTAATGTTACTTATTATACCAAATATGGTCAAAAAGTTGATTATAAAGGAAACAAAGAAGGAACTATTGTGGAAACTGAATAA
- a CDS encoding FI21450p1 has translation MSVFSDRSSNRRYPRQNIRSSRSQGRAYDHEDSERSFLVQKFSALNSEGPTIDVEQRDQWGDNTTVMTGNTSEHSYVIKANEYYSKPVSKTPTRICSRIAWLGSASILSLFAIFSPIIMILLPYSLSYMEIDTSPNLECEIDCQGTLITLFVKVFLLILALSAIFWRKGNSNLPRIYVARASLAMCVVFILIAFWLFFVVRVILDKESNYKFIVSFSLSCLDCLLYIHYVAVLWLIIRKVKPEFMVTITRDPDGESKSFVIGKMTIQEASEQIIRYYLSNFPSYNPHFDKQLREVGRFKTPGPANTSGFKVYNIDGTGDVNIGIPEANAHAIIEAAARRRNGGYSEMLHEELEIEKRIRKRKMKLICSTEEAFTGVRFAASITQPNMNGEQMSTHDAAKTVFSIIARPLNKYLRLMRRQPQHRGGDDIVRYIEKCLILNLGPRTFLQKFFNPIIKNKDEVSKWSIICNKCVSNGLENDLLFVIKSHSNDIDAGVQLLCEISKLPYINVTEQSAKKSKLENQKYKTGVHVV, from the exons atgtCAGTTTTCTCTGATAGATCATCAAATAGAAGATATCCCAGACAAAATATAAGAAGTTCCAGAAGTCAAGGAAGAGCTTATGATCATGAAGATTCAGAAAGATCATTTCTTGTACAGAAATTTTCTGCTCTCAATTCAGAG ggACCAACAATAGATGTAGAACAAAGAGATCAATGGGGTGATAATACAACAGTTATGACTGGAAATACATCAGAACATTCTTATGTTATTAAGGCAAATGAATATTACTCAAAACCAGTATCAAAAACGCCTACAAGAATATGTTCAAGAATAGCATGGTTAGGTTCAGCATCAATTTTATCACTTTTTGCAATTTTTTCACCTATTATTATGATTCTTTTACCATATTCTCTTAGTTATATGGAAATTGATACTTCTCCTAATTTAGAATGTGAAATTGATTGTCAAGGAAcattaataactttatttgtTAAAGTTTTTCTCCTTATTTTAGCATTATCAGCAATATTTTGGAGGAAGGGTAATTCAAATCTACCAAGAATTTATGTAGCAAGAGCATCACTAGCAATGTGTGTTGTCTTTATTCTTATTGCATTTTGGCTTTTCTTTGTAGTTCGTGTTATTCTAGACAAAGaatcaaattataaatttattgttagtttttctttatcatGTTTAGATTGTTTACTTTATATTCATTATGTTGCTGTTTTATGGTTAATTATTCGTAAGGTAAAACCTGAATTTATGGTAACAATTACCAGAGATCCTGATGGTGAGTCAAAATCTTTTGTTATTGGTAAAATGACAATACAAGAAGCTAGTGAACAAATTATaagatattatttatcaaattttccTTCATATAATCCTCATTTTGATAAACAACTAAGAGAAGTTGGACGTTTTAAAACACCTGGTCCAGCTAATACATCAGGTTTCaaagtatataatattgATGGAACAGGTGATGTTAATATAGGAATTCCTGAAGCTAATGCTCATGCAATTATTGAAGCAGCTGCTAGAAGAAGAAATGGTGGTTATAGTGAAATGCTTCATGAAGAAttagaaattgaaaaaagaataagaaaaagaaaaatgaaattaatatgTTCAACAGAAGAAGCATTTACAGGTGTACGTTTTGCTGCAAGTATAACACAACCAAATATGAATGGTGAACAAATGAGTACCCATGATGCTGCTAAAACAGTATTTTCTATAATAGCAAGaccattaaataaatacCTTCGTTTAATGCGTCGACAACCACAACATCGTGGTGGTGATGATATTGTAagatatattgaaaaatgtttaattttaaatttgggTCCAAGAACatttttgcaaaaattttttaatccaataattaaaaataaggaTGAAGTATCTAAATGGTCaataatttgtaataaatgtGTTTCAAATGGCCTTGAAAATGATTtactttttgttataaaaagtCATTCTAATGATATTGATGCTGGAGTACAACTTCTTTGtgaaatatcaaaattaccatatataaatgttactGAACAATCCgcaaaaaaaagtaaacttGAAAATCAAAAGTACAAAACAGGTGTTCATGTagtttga